In Halorhabdus rudnickae, the following proteins share a genomic window:
- a CDS encoding S26 family signal peptidase codes for MSDPHDEQQSSERDDPPSSGRPDRERDQDRQPVEREPAGTPDGLDRGTSSNRDTPDGETAPGRSSPDQETAAGHQETAAGQDDFDRVRTRDDLRTDRGPPPTRSGSTDDSSRNGLVLYLFDIASSVLIVAAVGGFLFAASGIWPPLVSIESGSMDPHIQKGDLVFVMDEQRFPGTGAHGDTAVVTTHAGEKTGYQMFTEYGDVIVYEPDGSVDRTPIIHRARFWVEEGENWYEKADTSFVSTADSCSELPNCPAPNAGFITKGDANDRYDQVMGLTSPVKPEWVRGTAEVRVPILGEIRLLTGQGDAKANSGRTQKPVAVGPDRSQYESDPLTAGRSAPG; via the coding sequence ATGAGTGATCCCCACGACGAACAACAGTCGTCCGAACGGGACGATCCGCCGTCGTCCGGACGACCTGACCGAGAACGGGATCAGGACCGACAGCCTGTCGAACGAGAGCCCGCCGGGACACCCGATGGACTCGATCGCGGGACTTCCTCGAACCGAGATACACCGGATGGAGAGACGGCACCGGGCCGAAGTTCACCGGATCAAGAGACAGCAGCGGGCCATCAAGAGACAGCAGCGGGCCAAGACGATTTCGATCGAGTGAGAACTCGTGACGATCTCCGGACAGACCGGGGACCGCCGCCCACCAGAAGCGGATCGACGGACGACTCCTCCCGTAACGGGCTCGTGCTGTACCTGTTCGACATCGCAAGCAGCGTCCTCATCGTCGCGGCCGTCGGTGGGTTCCTGTTTGCCGCCAGCGGCATCTGGCCACCGCTGGTCTCCATCGAGAGCGGCAGCATGGATCCACACATCCAGAAGGGTGATCTCGTGTTCGTTATGGACGAACAGCGGTTCCCGGGTACCGGGGCACACGGAGACACCGCCGTCGTGACTACGCATGCGGGCGAAAAAACGGGTTATCAGATGTTCACGGAATACGGCGACGTGATCGTCTATGAACCCGACGGGAGTGTCGACCGGACGCCAATCATCCACCGGGCGAGGTTCTGGGTCGAGGAAGGTGAAAACTGGTACGAAAAGGCGGATACAAGCTTTGTTTCGACTGCAGATTCCTGTAGCGAACTACCGAACTGCCCGGCCCCCAACGCCGGCTTCATCACGAAGGGAGATGCGAATGACCGTTACGATCAAGTGATGGGGCTCACCAGCCCAGTCAAACCGGAGTGGGTCAGAGGGACCGCCGAAGTTCGAGTTCCGATCCTGGGGGAGATCCGATTACTTACCGGCCAGGGCGACGCCAAAGCTAACAGTGGACGAACACAGAAGCCAGTCGCAGTCGGTCCTGATCGGTCTCAATACGAGTCCGATCCGCTCACTGCTGGTCGAAGCGCGCCTGGATGA
- a CDS encoding DNA-directed DNA polymerase II small subunit, whose protein sequence is MPLKTPARIVDELASRGYNAEREAVTILAGAADTEAAIERALEAVPEGALKLSVEHARDAVETESLESNPPAPTAPGEPTESSSGSTGDPTPSISTGSNDSESLHGETSSPGETKGVTGEREGGRAPTEPTIAGDVTGRSTGTGEYSDFLAVFRDRYERLSGKLRGRVNHRPATAVESMPGGSEATIVGMVADIRSTASGHWLVELEDTTGTFPALVMKDRDIADLVEELLYDEVIAIEGTLADDGGILFADAIHFPDVPRTFEPSTADREVSAALISDVHVGSQEFDAEAWNRFAEWLHTPEAERVEYLLLAGDMVEGVGVYPDQDEELDVVDIYEQYETFAEHLKDVPGDLEIVMIPGNHDAVRLAEPQPAFDEELRSIMSAHDATITGNPSTVTVEGVDILMYHGVSLDEVIAELPEEKASYDDPHKAMGQLLKKRHVAPQFGGHTRIAPEQRDYLIMEDVPDVFHTGHVHKLGYGTYHNVLTINSACWQRQTSFQESVNIDPDVGYAPIVHLDKLDESDASDFLTIRSFG, encoded by the coding sequence GTGCCTCTCAAGACGCCCGCAAGGATCGTCGACGAACTCGCGAGTCGGGGGTACAACGCGGAGCGGGAAGCCGTTACGATCCTCGCGGGGGCAGCCGACACCGAGGCGGCGATCGAACGCGCACTCGAAGCCGTCCCCGAAGGCGCGCTCAAACTCTCTGTCGAACACGCACGCGACGCTGTCGAAACCGAATCACTCGAGTCGAATCCGCCGGCACCCACCGCCCCCGGGGAACCGACGGAATCGTCGTCCGGATCGACGGGTGATCCGACCCCCTCTATTTCAACTGGAAGTAACGACTCGGAATCACTCCATGGCGAAACGAGTTCTCCAGGTGAAACGAAGGGGGTTACGGGCGAACGCGAGGGCGGCAGAGCTCCCACGGAACCGACGATCGCCGGGGACGTGACTGGTCGGTCGACCGGCACCGGCGAGTATTCGGACTTCCTGGCGGTGTTTCGGGACCGCTACGAGCGACTCTCGGGAAAACTCCGGGGGCGGGTCAACCACCGACCGGCGACCGCCGTCGAGTCGATGCCCGGCGGGAGCGAGGCGACGATCGTCGGAATGGTCGCCGACATCCGTTCGACGGCCAGCGGCCACTGGCTGGTCGAACTGGAGGACACTACCGGTACGTTCCCGGCGTTGGTGATGAAAGACCGGGACATCGCCGACCTGGTCGAGGAGTTACTCTACGACGAGGTCATCGCGATCGAGGGAACACTCGCCGACGACGGTGGGATCCTCTTTGCCGACGCGATCCACTTCCCGGACGTTCCCCGCACGTTCGAGCCTTCTACCGCTGACCGGGAAGTCAGTGCGGCGCTGATCAGCGATGTCCACGTCGGCAGCCAGGAGTTCGACGCCGAGGCCTGGAATCGCTTCGCCGAGTGGCTCCACACCCCCGAGGCCGAGCGCGTGGAATATCTCCTCCTCGCTGGCGACATGGTCGAGGGCGTCGGCGTCTATCCCGATCAGGACGAGGAACTCGACGTCGTCGACATCTACGAGCAATACGAGACCTTCGCGGAGCATCTCAAGGACGTCCCCGGGGACCTGGAGATCGTGATGATCCCGGGCAACCACGACGCGGTTCGGCTGGCCGAACCACAGCCGGCCTTCGACGAGGAACTCCGCTCGATCATGTCTGCTCACGATGCGACGATCACGGGGAATCCCTCGACGGTGACCGTCGAGGGTGTCGATATCCTCATGTACCACGGCGTCAGCCTCGACGAGGTGATCGCCGAACTGCCCGAGGAGAAAGCGAGCTACGACGACCCGCACAAGGCGATGGGACAACTCCTGAAGAAACGTCACGTCGCCCCGCAGTTCGGCGGCCACACCCGGATCGCCCCGGAACAACGGGATTACCTCATCATGGAGGACGTCCCTGACGTCTTCCACACCGGCCACGTCCACAAACTGGGTTACGGCACTTACCACAACGTATTGACGATCAACAGTGCCTGCTGGCAGCGCCAGACGAGCTTCCAGGAGAGCGTCAACATCGACCCCGACGTGGGCTACGCGCCGATCGTCCATCTCGACAAACTCGATGAGAGTGACGCCAGTGACTTCCTGACGATCCGGAGTTTCGGGTAG
- a CDS encoding DNA-directed DNA polymerase II large subunit, whose amino-acid sequence MRDADERYFERLETGLDDALAVARRARERGDDPSTDVEIPVAKDMADRVENILGIDGVAERVRDLEGEMSREEAALALVEDFVEGSVGDYDTKAGKIEGAVRTAVALLTEGVVAAPIEGIDRVEILDNDDGTQFVNVYYAGPIRSAGGTAQALSVLVADYARTLLNIDEYHAREEEIGRYVEEIELYDEDTGLQYSPKDKETRHIAEHMPIMLDGEATGDEEVSGYRDLERVDSNSARGGMCLVMAEGIALKAPKIQRYTRQLDDVEWPWLQDLIDGTIGTDEAESEEDPSDGEEEEANDDDTPGETKGVGNGDQTDRPPRADPSKKYLRDLIAGRPVFSHPSEPGGFRLRYGRARNHGNATAGVHPATMHLVDDFLATGTQIKTERPGKAAGIVPVDTIEGPTVRLANGDVRRIDDPADALEVRNGVEKILDLGEYLVNYGEFVENNHPLAPASYTIEWWRQEFAETDADVQAMADSAAIDLADPDPEEALEWAREYDAPLHPKYTYLYHDVSVEALDALAGAIADGEVVTGDGAAMAGGRPGDVTTGDLIVANDDSVRKTLESLLVEHTQTDDSLIVPTWRPLVATLGLEDDLTRRWTIEGLSERACNYDDGENAIRAVNEIAPFEVRERAPTRIGNRMGRPEKSEERELSPAVHTLFPIGEAGGNQRDVAKAAGHADEMGDAPGEVDLEVGRRRCVDCSTDTYRPRCPDCGGVTESVYVCPDCDREVEPDESGRAECPRCETLASPTRMTTIDIGEEYRQALAAVGEREVAFDVLKGVKGLTSKEKTPEPMEKGVLRAKHGVSAFKDGTVRYDMTDLPVTSVRPEELDVTVDQFRELGYEEDIRGDPLVHDDQLVELNVQDIVLSDGAAEHMLKTAAFIDDLLTSYYGLEPYYELEDRDDLVGELVFGMAPHTSAATVGRVVGFTSAAVGYAHPYFHAAKRRNCFDPGTRLWYGEDGDWQFGTIETLVEDHLTDPQETDFGDLVDEPDVEVLVPSVEQDGTPCRKPVEAVSKHPAPEHVVRVETEGESLSVTPGHTMLRRNGDGLEEVKASELAVGDELPAFDGGETTRMGTETTGTGDDLDGEAGVPFETVTAVEYEQSDREFVYNLTVADTHTVAVENLYTAQCDGDEDCVMLLLDGLINFSRKFLPDQRGGRMDAPLVMSSRIDPAEIDDEAHNIDIVEEYPLELYEATREMAHPEDVDVKIAEDTLGTDEEYTGFAHTHDTSDIALGPDLSAYKTLGSMEDKMDAQLEISRKLRAVEESDVAERIIEYHFLPDLIGNLRAFSRQDVRCLSCGEKYRRVPLTGECRECGGDVNLTVHEGSVNKYIDTAIRVAEEFGAREYTKQRLEILERSIERVFEDDTSKQTGIADFM is encoded by the coding sequence ATGCGCGACGCGGACGAACGCTACTTCGAACGGCTGGAAACCGGCCTCGACGACGCTCTTGCCGTCGCTCGACGGGCACGCGAACGTGGCGACGACCCCTCCACTGACGTGGAGATTCCGGTCGCGAAGGATATGGCCGACCGCGTCGAGAACATCCTCGGGATCGACGGCGTCGCCGAGCGCGTTCGGGACCTAGAGGGTGAGATGTCACGCGAGGAGGCCGCCCTCGCCCTTGTCGAGGACTTCGTCGAGGGGTCGGTCGGCGACTACGACACAAAGGCCGGCAAGATCGAGGGGGCCGTCCGGACGGCTGTCGCCCTGCTTACCGAGGGGGTCGTCGCCGCACCGATCGAGGGGATCGACCGCGTCGAAATTCTCGACAACGACGACGGCACGCAGTTCGTCAACGTCTACTACGCCGGGCCGATCCGCTCGGCCGGCGGGACCGCCCAGGCACTCTCCGTACTCGTCGCTGACTATGCACGAACCCTCCTAAATATCGACGAGTACCACGCCCGCGAGGAAGAGATCGGCCGGTACGTCGAAGAGATCGAACTCTACGACGAGGACACTGGTCTCCAGTACTCGCCGAAGGACAAAGAGACGCGCCACATCGCCGAACACATGCCTATCATGCTCGACGGCGAGGCCACGGGCGACGAGGAAGTCTCGGGGTACCGTGACCTCGAACGGGTCGACTCCAACAGTGCTCGGGGCGGCATGTGTCTGGTGATGGCCGAGGGGATCGCGTTGAAGGCCCCCAAGATCCAGCGGTATACGCGCCAGCTAGATGACGTCGAGTGGCCCTGGCTCCAGGATCTCATCGACGGGACGATCGGGACGGACGAAGCGGAGAGCGAGGAGGACCCATCAGACGGCGAGGAAGAAGAGGCGAATGACGACGACACTCCAGGCGAAACAAAGGGGGTTGGTAATGGTGACCAAACCGACAGGCCTCCTCGGGCTGATCCGTCGAAGAAGTACCTCAGAGACCTCATCGCCGGACGCCCTGTCTTCTCACATCCGAGCGAACCGGGTGGGTTTCGACTGCGGTATGGCCGTGCGCGCAATCACGGTAATGCCACTGCGGGCGTCCACCCGGCGACGATGCACCTCGTCGACGACTTTCTCGCAACGGGCACCCAGATCAAGACCGAGCGTCCCGGGAAGGCGGCGGGGATCGTTCCTGTCGACACCATCGAGGGACCGACGGTCAGACTCGCCAACGGAGACGTTCGACGGATCGACGATCCGGCGGACGCTCTGGAGGTCCGCAACGGCGTCGAGAAGATCCTCGACCTGGGTGAGTACCTCGTCAACTACGGCGAGTTCGTCGAGAACAATCACCCGCTTGCGCCGGCCTCTTACACCATCGAGTGGTGGCGCCAGGAGTTCGCCGAGACCGACGCGGACGTCCAGGCGATGGCGGACTCAGCTGCCATCGACCTCGCGGATCCTGATCCCGAGGAGGCCCTCGAGTGGGCCCGTGAGTATGACGCGCCGTTGCATCCGAAGTACACCTACCTCTATCACGACGTGAGCGTCGAGGCCCTCGACGCGCTGGCGGGAGCGATCGCCGACGGCGAGGTCGTCACCGGTGACGGGGCGGCGATGGCCGGCGGCCGCCCGGGAGACGTGACGACGGGCGACCTCATTGTGGCAAACGACGATTCCGTTCGCAAGACACTCGAGTCGCTGCTGGTCGAACACACCCAGACCGATGACTCGTTGATCGTTCCGACCTGGCGACCGCTGGTCGCAACACTGGGGCTCGAGGACGATCTCACTCGGCGTTGGACCATCGAGGGCCTCTCGGAACGCGCTTGCAACTACGACGACGGCGAGAACGCGATCCGGGCCGTCAACGAAATCGCTCCCTTCGAGGTGCGCGAGCGCGCCCCCACACGGATCGGCAACCGGATGGGGCGCCCGGAGAAGTCAGAGGAACGGGAACTCTCGCCCGCAGTCCATACGCTGTTCCCGATCGGCGAGGCCGGCGGCAACCAGCGCGACGTCGCGAAGGCGGCCGGTCACGCCGACGAGATGGGCGACGCGCCCGGTGAGGTCGATCTCGAAGTCGGCCGTCGCCGCTGTGTCGACTGTAGCACGGACACGTACCGACCGCGCTGCCCCGACTGTGGCGGCGTCACCGAATCCGTCTACGTCTGTCCCGACTGCGATCGCGAGGTCGAACCCGACGAGTCCGGTCGCGCAGAGTGCCCCCGCTGTGAGACGCTCGCCTCGCCGACCCGGATGACCACGATCGACATCGGCGAGGAGTACCGCCAAGCCCTTGCGGCCGTCGGCGAGCGCGAGGTCGCCTTCGACGTGCTCAAAGGCGTCAAGGGGCTCACCTCGAAGGAGAAGACGCCCGAACCCATGGAGAAAGGGGTCCTGCGGGCCAAACACGGCGTCAGCGCGTTCAAGGACGGGACGGTCCGCTACGACATGACGGATCTCCCGGTCACGTCGGTTCGACCCGAAGAGCTGGACGTCACTGTCGATCAGTTCCGCGAGCTCGGCTACGAGGAGGACATCCGCGGCGATCCACTCGTCCACGACGACCAACTGGTCGAATTGAACGTCCAGGATATCGTCCTCTCCGATGGCGCGGCCGAGCACATGCTCAAGACCGCCGCCTTCATCGACGACTTGCTGACGTCTTACTACGGCCTCGAACCGTACTACGAACTCGAGGATCGGGACGACCTCGTCGGCGAACTCGTCTTCGGGATGGCGCCACACACCAGTGCGGCGACCGTCGGCCGCGTGGTCGGCTTCACCTCCGCGGCGGTCGGGTACGCCCACCCGTATTTCCACGCCGCGAAACGGCGGAACTGTTTCGACCCGGGCACGCGGCTGTGGTACGGCGAGGATGGCGACTGGCAATTTGGAACGATCGAGACGCTTGTCGAGGACCATCTCACTGACCCCCAAGAGACGGACTTCGGCGACCTCGTCGACGAACCAGACGTTGAAGTGCTGGTTCCCTCGGTCGAGCAGGACGGCACACCCTGCCGCAAGCCCGTCGAAGCCGTTTCGAAACACCCTGCGCCCGAGCACGTGGTTCGAGTCGAAACGGAGGGGGAATCGCTTTCGGTCACGCCCGGCCACACGATGCTCCGTCGGAACGGTGACGGCCTCGAAGAGGTCAAGGCGTCGGAACTTGCGGTCGGTGACGAACTCCCCGCCTTCGACGGCGGCGAAACGACGCGGATGGGCACCGAGACGACGGGGACGGGCGACGACCTGGACGGTGAGGCAGGCGTCCCGTTCGAGACGGTTACGGCCGTGGAGTACGAACAAAGCGACCGCGAGTTCGTCTACAACTTGACTGTCGCCGATACACACACTGTCGCCGTCGAGAACCTCTATACGGCACAGTGCGACGGCGACGAAGACTGCGTTATGCTGTTGCTGGACGGGTTGATCAACTTCAGTCGGAAGTTCTTGCCCGATCAACGTGGTGGTCGGATGGACGCGCCATTGGTGATGTCCTCGCGGATCGACCCCGCCGAGATCGACGACGAAGCCCACAATATCGACATCGTCGAGGAGTATCCACTGGAACTGTACGAGGCGACCCGGGAGATGGCCCACCCGGAAGATGTCGACGTCAAGATTGCCGAGGACACCCTCGGAACCGACGAGGAGTACACTGGCTTTGCCCACACACACGATACGAGTGACATCGCTCTGGGACCGGATCTGTCGGCGTACAAGACGCTGGGGTCGATGGAGGACAAGATGGACGCCCAGCTCGAAATCTCCCGGAAACTCCGGGCGGTAGAGGAGAGCGATGTCGCCGAGCGGATCATCGAGTATCACTTCCTGCCGGACCTGATCGGTAACCTGCGAGCGTTCTCACGGCAGGACGTCCGGTGTCTTTCGTGTGGCGAGAAGTACCGTCGCGTTCCCCTCACCGGCGAGTGTCGGGAGTGTGGCGGCGACGTTAACCTGACCGTCCACGAGGGATCGGTCAACAAGTACATCGACACGGCCATCCGCGTCGCCGAGGAGTTCGGCGCCCGGGAGTACACCAAACAGCGCCTGGAGATCCTCGAACGCTCGATCGAGCGCGTCTTCGAGGACGATACGAGCAAGCAGACGGGCATCGCGGACTTTATGTGA
- a CDS encoding DUF2073 domain-containing protein gives MAEVTNRSHDGVQIDLISTERMDGLASMEKIRIILDGVRDGNIVILEEGLTPDEESRLIEVTMTEISPDEFNGIEIETYPRSETADQSFLDRLMGRESTKKLTVIGPANQIETLHKDETLISALVSRK, from the coding sequence ATGGCTGAAGTCACAAACAGATCACACGATGGCGTCCAGATCGACCTCATCAGCACCGAGCGGATGGACGGGTTGGCCAGCATGGAGAAGATCCGAATAATCTTGGATGGCGTCCGAGATGGTAACATTGTCATCCTGGAAGAGGGTCTCACGCCGGACGAAGAGTCACGCCTCATCGAGGTGACGATGACCGAAATCAGCCCCGACGAGTTCAACGGAATCGAGATCGAGACCTATCCCCGTTCGGAGACTGCCGATCAAAGCTTTCTCGATCGCCTCATGGGCCGGGAGTCGACAAAGAAGCTCACGGTCATCGGGCCAGCCAACCAGATCGAGACGCTCCACAAGGACGAAACCCTCATTAGCGCCCTCGTCTCTCGGAAATAA
- a CDS encoding PPC domain-containing DNA-binding protein produces MHYREVSGDREFVARLAHGEDWRAQIEDFATSEGIDAAFFVGLGAVEDATIWYYDQDREAYDAAEFDEPLEVASCVGNVSLLDDEPFAHTHAVLSRRDGTSFAGHLDAATTFAGELYVRAFEESLERHHDDVTDLDLWEL; encoded by the coding sequence ATGCACTACCGGGAAGTCTCCGGCGACCGCGAGTTCGTCGCTCGTCTGGCCCACGGCGAGGACTGGCGCGCCCAGATCGAGGACTTCGCCACATCGGAAGGGATCGATGCGGCTTTCTTCGTCGGCCTCGGTGCCGTCGAAGACGCCACCATCTGGTACTACGACCAAGATCGTGAGGCGTACGACGCGGCCGAGTTCGACGAACCTCTGGAGGTGGCGTCCTGTGTCGGCAACGTCTCGCTGCTCGATGACGAACCGTTCGCGCACACGCATGCGGTTCTCTCGAGACGGGACGGCACTTCCTTCGCAGGTCATCTCGATGCCGCTACGACGTTCGCTGGCGAACTGTACGTGAGGGCCTTCGAGGAGTCCCTTGAGCGCCATCACGACGACGTGACCGACCTGGATCTCTGGGAGTTGTAG
- a CDS encoding Cdc6/Cdc18 family protein, giving the protein MPDTDETDLDATETDEWELEPSERPSSFTDHDRDRDGQLLDDIVFEDGNSEADEASRGLFDDLLSGEPIFENKEVLRPSYTPRKLPHREEQINNMATILVAALRGDTPSNILIYGKTGTGKTASAKFVSEELERTSQKYEVPCEVQYINCEVTDTQYRVLAQLANTFIEQNETHINERIDDLRDLADAAETESNALGDTDFESIEDVEAEIDSLESDLAEFEEVPMTGWPTDRVYNTFFDAVDYTERVVVIMLDEIDKLVEKSGDDTLYNLSRMNSELENSRVSIMGISNDLKFTDFLDPRVKSSLGEEEIVFPPYDANQLRDILQARANVAFKDGALSDDVIPLCAAFAAQEHGDARRALDLLRTAGELAERDQTDLVAEDHVRQAQEKIELDRVVEVVRTLPTQSKLVLFAIILLEQNGVHNINTGEVYNIYKRLCEEIDADVLTQRRVTDLISELDMLGIVNAVVVSKGRYGRTKEISLSVPLEETEAVLHSDSRLGDIEDVQPFIQARFDQQ; this is encoded by the coding sequence ATGCCAGACACGGACGAAACTGACCTTGACGCGACTGAGACAGACGAGTGGGAGCTCGAACCCTCGGAGCGACCGTCGTCGTTTACGGACCACGACCGCGATCGGGACGGGCAGTTACTCGACGACATCGTTTTCGAGGACGGTAACTCGGAGGCAGACGAAGCCTCACGTGGGTTGTTCGACGACCTCCTGAGCGGGGAGCCCATTTTCGAGAACAAGGAGGTACTACGCCCTTCCTATACCCCGCGGAAACTCCCTCATCGTGAAGAACAAATCAACAACATGGCGACGATCCTCGTCGCCGCGCTCCGGGGCGATACGCCGTCGAACATTCTCATCTACGGCAAGACGGGGACCGGCAAGACCGCCAGCGCAAAGTTCGTCAGTGAGGAACTCGAGCGCACTTCCCAGAAGTACGAGGTGCCCTGTGAGGTCCAGTACATCAACTGTGAAGTGACCGACACTCAGTATCGCGTTCTTGCTCAACTCGCCAACACGTTCATCGAGCAAAACGAGACCCACATCAACGAGCGGATCGACGACCTCCGGGACCTCGCTGACGCCGCCGAAACCGAGTCGAATGCGCTCGGGGACACCGATTTCGAGTCGATTGAAGATGTCGAGGCGGAGATCGACTCCTTAGAGAGCGACCTCGCGGAGTTCGAGGAGGTTCCGATGACCGGCTGGCCGACCGATCGCGTCTACAACACGTTCTTCGACGCGGTCGATTACACCGAGCGCGTCGTCGTGATCATGCTCGACGAGATCGACAAACTCGTCGAGAAGAGCGGTGACGACACGCTGTACAACCTCTCGCGGATGAACTCGGAACTCGAGAACTCGCGGGTCTCGATCATGGGGATCTCCAACGACCTGAAGTTCACCGACTTTTTGGACCCTCGTGTCAAGTCCAGTCTCGGCGAAGAGGAGATCGTTTTCCCGCCGTACGACGCCAATCAGCTCCGGGACATTCTCCAGGCGCGAGCGAACGTCGCATTCAAGGACGGCGCACTCTCGGATGACGTCATCCCTCTCTGTGCGGCCTTCGCCGCTCAGGAACACGGTGACGCCCGGCGGGCACTGGACCTCTTGCGGACGGCTGGAGAACTGGCCGAACGCGACCAGACGGACCTCGTCGCCGAAGATCACGTCCGGCAGGCCCAAGAGAAGATCGAACTCGACCGGGTCGTCGAGGTCGTCCGGACGCTCCCGACCCAGAGCAAACTCGTCCTCTTTGCGATCATTTTGCTGGAACAGAACGGCGTCCACAACATCAACACCGGCGAAGTCTACAACATCTACAAGCGCCTCTGTGAGGAGATCGACGCCGACGTCCTTACCCAGCGCCGCGTCACAGATCTCATCTCAGAACTCGACATGCTGGGGATCGTCAATGCCGTCGTCGTCTCGAAGGGTCGCTACGGCCGCACGAAGGAGATCAGTCTCTCGGTCCCCTTAGAAGAGACGGAGGCGGTACTGCACTCGGACTCGCGACTCGGCGACATCGAGGACGTCCAGCCGTTCATCCAGGCGCGCTTCGACCAGCAGTGA
- a CDS encoding OapC/ArvC family zinc-ribbon domain-containing protein has translation MPHQCTDCGTTFADGSTEMLSGCPDCGGNTFQFLPESGANGSDPAPQPGSESAPATESKPNAGTESTDERSNRSTPGDSVAKTVGNAAKTVRDIVASDPDEPGTSPEAADPLEPWPADTADVDDTDPADPTESSGSETPPTGRDRPREDSATSDEDIAQTSARSAVVTSEELPESGAAEISTGGQSPADHPTSSDTADGESTAESTDADGTDSPDLEELRAELNAQFESIRIVEPGQYELNLMELYEREEYIIALQEDGRYRIQVPESWQD, from the coding sequence ATGCCCCACCAGTGTACGGACTGCGGGACGACATTCGCTGACGGCTCGACCGAGATGCTCTCGGGTTGTCCTGACTGTGGCGGCAACACGTTCCAGTTTCTCCCCGAGAGTGGTGCCAACGGGTCGGACCCGGCTCCGCAGCCTGGATCCGAATCAGCCCCCGCTACCGAGTCGAAACCGAATGCAGGGACGGAATCGACCGACGAGCGATCGAACCGTTCGACACCGGGCGACTCTGTCGCCAAGACGGTCGGCAACGCGGCCAAGACGGTCCGGGACATCGTCGCGAGCGATCCCGACGAACCCGGGACATCCCCCGAGGCGGCCGATCCACTCGAACCCTGGCCGGCGGATACCGCGGATGTCGACGACACCGATCCGGCAGACCCGACCGAGTCCAGCGGTTCCGAGACCCCCCCGACGGGTCGCGACCGCCCCCGGGAGGACTCAGCGACATCTGACGAAGATATCGCCCAGACTTCGGCACGGTCGGCCGTCGTCACTTCGGAGGAACTGCCGGAATCGGGTGCCGCCGAGATCTCTACCGGTGGCCAGTCACCTGCCGATCATCCCACATCCTCCGACACCGCAGACGGCGAATCAACTGCTGAATCGACCGACGCAGACGGAACTGACAGTCCCGATCTCGAGGAACTCCGGGCGGAACTCAACGCTCAGTTCGAGTCCATCCGGATCGTCGAACCCGGGCAGTACGAACTCAACCTGATGGAACTGTATGAGCGCGAGGAGTACATTATCGCGCTCCAGGAAGACGGTCGCTACCGGATCCAGGTCCCCGAGAGCTGGCAAGATTGA
- a CDS encoding GTP-binding protein, which produces MGLLTELRDSISRAASSLFSEQDPKRIGIYGPPNAGKTTLANRIARDWTGDAVGPESAIPHETRRARRKENVEIERDGKSVQIDIVDTPGVTTKVDYTEFLDHDMEKDDAVRRSREATEGVAEAMHWLREDVDGVIYVLDSTADPFTQVNTMLIGIIESQDLPVLIFANKIDLEESSVKRIRNAYPQHETVPLSALEGDNMDEVYDKIAEYFG; this is translated from the coding sequence ATGGGACTGCTCACAGAACTCAGAGATAGCATATCACGCGCGGCATCGAGCCTGTTCTCCGAACAGGACCCTAAACGGATCGGCATTTATGGCCCGCCGAACGCGGGGAAGACGACGCTGGCCAACCGGATCGCCCGGGACTGGACCGGCGACGCCGTCGGTCCGGAGAGTGCGATCCCACACGAAACGCGGCGTGCCCGCCGTAAGGAGAACGTCGAGATCGAACGCGACGGCAAATCCGTCCAGATCGACATCGTCGACACGCCTGGCGTAACGACGAAAGTCGACTACACGGAGTTTCTCGATCACGATATGGAGAAAGACGACGCCGTCCGTCGCTCCCGTGAGGCCACCGAGGGTGTCGCCGAGGCGATGCATTGGTTGCGGGAGGACGTCGACGGCGTCATCTACGTCCTCGATTCGACGGCGGACCCGTTCACGCAGGTCAACACAATGTTGATCGGCATCATCGAGAGCCAGGACCTGCCCGTGTTGATCTTCGCGAACAAGATCGACCTCGAGGAGTCAAGTGTCAAGCGCATCCGCAACGCTTACCCGCAACACGAGACCGTCCCGCTGTCTGCGCTGGAGGGTGACAACATGGATGAGGTCTACGATAAGATCGCGGAGTACTTCGGGTGA